In Gossypium hirsutum isolate 1008001.06 chromosome D06, Gossypium_hirsutum_v2.1, whole genome shotgun sequence, one genomic interval encodes:
- the LOC107901060 gene encoding serine/threonine-protein kinase RIPK: MTVMKITLRSIIPSCSKGVVKPEGKPKKDVSKQGSFTRFAMLDFSYPSSMLSEDLSTSLAGSNLYVFTLGELRLITNSFSSANFLGQGGFGPVHKGFIDDKLRPGLKAQSVAVKLLDLEGLQGHREWLTEVIFLAQLRHPHLVKLIGYCCEEEHRLLVYEYMPRGSLENQLFRRYSVSLPWATRMKIALGAAKGLAYLHEAEKPVIYRDFKASNILLDSDYTAKLSDFGLAKDGPEGDDTHVSTRVMGTEGYAAPEYVMTGHLTVMSDVYSFGVVLLELLTGRRSLDKKRSPREQNLVEWARPILNDARKLGRIMDPRLEGQYSEMGARKAAALAYQCLSQRPKQRPKMCDVVGILEPLQDYEDIPIGSFVYTVPNQSGSPKEEEKECESKKKETGHHQRNHRPHHHGHGHQNRSPKMSPIHSKNDTLESKLNSPLHHTARGA, encoded by the exons ATGACAGTGATGAAAATTACATTGAGATCCATCATCCCTAGCTGTTCCAAGGGTGTTGTAAAACCAGAAGGCAAGCCTAAGAAGGATGTTTCGAAACAAGGTTCATTTACCAGGTTTGCAATGTTAGACTTCAGTTATCCAAGCTCAATGTTGTCGGAGGATCTGTCTACCTCGCTTGCCGGTTCGAATCTTTATGTTTTTACGCTTGGGGAGCTAAGACTGATAACAAACAGCTTTTCATCGGCTAACTTTCTGGGTCAAGGTGGGTTTGGACCAGTTCATAAAGGGTTCATTGATGACAAGCTTAGGCCTGGATTGAAAGCTCAATCGGTGGCTGTTAAGCTCCTGGATTTAGAAGGCCTGCAAGGACATAGAGAGTGGTTG ACTGAAGTGATCTTTCTTGCACAATTGAGGCACCCACATCTTGTGAAGTTGATCGGATATTGCTGCGAAGAAGAACATAGACTGCTGGTTTATGAATATATGCCAAGAGGCAGCTTGGAGAACCAGCTATTTCGAA GGTACTCGGTTTCTCTTCCATGGGCGACGAGGATGAAAATTGCTCTTGGAGCTGCCAAGGGTCTTGCCTATCTCCATGAAGCAGAAAAACCAGTAATTTACCGAGATTTCAAAGCGTCGAATATCTTGTTAGACTCT GATTACACAGCCAAACTTTCTGATTTTGGTCTCGCAAAAGATGGTCCGGAAGGGGATGACACGCATGTATCCACCAGGGTGATGGGGACAGAAGGCTATGCTGCTCCTGAATACGTCATGACAGGTCACTTGACGGTTATGAGTGATGTGTATAGCTTTGGAGTGGTACTTTTGGAGCTTTTAACAGGGAGAAGATCTTTAGACAAGAAACGTAGCCCAAGAGAGCAGAACTTGGTAGAGTGGGCGAGGCCAATATTGAATGATGCCAGGAAACTTGGGCGGATAATGGATCCTAGACTGGAAGGCCAATACTCGGAAATGGGGGCACGAAAGGCAGCTGCATTGGCTTATCAATGCCTTAGCCAACGCCCAAAGCAAAGACCAAAAATGTGTGATGTGGTGGGGATTTTGGAGCCCCTTCAGGATTATGAAGACATCCCAATTGGTTCCTTCGTTTATACGGTTCCAAACCAAAGTGGTTCACcaaaggaggaggagaaggaatGTGAATCTAAAAAGAAAGAGACTGGGCATCATCAAAGAAACCACAGACCTCATCATCACGGCCATGGGCATCAAAACAGGTCACCAAAAATGTCTCCCATTCACTCCAAAAACGACACCCTTGAAAGTAAGTTGAATTCTCCCTTGCATCATACAGCAAGGGGAGCATAG